The Coregonus clupeaformis isolate EN_2021a chromosome 3, ASM2061545v1, whole genome shotgun sequence genome includes a region encoding these proteins:
- the LOC121544673 gene encoding CCR4-NOT transcription complex subunit 6, producing the protein MPKEKYEPPDPRRMYTIMSTEEAANGKKSYWAELEITGNVRSLSPSLWTLTHLTALHIADNCLSRIPPDIAKLHNLLYLDLSSNKIRSLPAELGNMVSLRELLLNNNQLRVLPFELGKLFQLQTLGLKGNPLAQEITSLYQEHDGTRKLLNYLLDNLAGSIKRTPAEQPPSRSWIALQEPDQTRPSALFSVMCYNVLCDKYATRQLYGYCPSWALNWEYRKKSIMQEIMNCSADIISLQEVETEQYYQYFLPELKEQGYEGFFSPKSRARTMHESDRKHVDGCAVFYRTEKFGVVQKHTVEFNQLAMANSEGSEAMLNRVMTKDNIGVAVLLEVRKEMMEESSGKSLHGMEKQLLLVANAHMHWDPEYSDVKLVQTMMFLSEVKNIVDKATRSLKLSSVSGETNGIPLVLCADLNSLPDSGVVEYLSQGGVDCTHKDFKELRYLDSLTNFNCNGKNGNSTSNSRITHGFKLKSAYEDSLMPYTNYTFDFKGVIDYIFYSKPQINVLGILGPLDSNWLHENNISGCPHPHIPSDHFSLFAQLELLLPSTLPQVQANNQVNGIHLPGGRR; encoded by the exons ATGCCCAAGGAAAAATATGAACCGCCAGACCCCAGGCGGATGTACACCATCATGTCAACTGAGGAGGCAGCCAATGGAAAGAAGTCTTACTGGGCTGAGCTGGAAATCACAG gtaatgtcagGAGCCTGAGCCCATCTCTGTGGACTCTGACCCACCTCACTGCCCTACATATCGCTGACAACTGTCTGTCACGTATCCCGCCCGACATTGCCAAACTACACAACCTGTTGTACCTGGATCTGTCGTCCAATAAGATCAGGAGCCTGCCGGCAGAGCTCGGCAACATGGTGTCTCTCAG GGAGCTGCTTTTAAATAACAACCAGTTACGGGTTCTGCCATTCGAATTGGGAAAACTGTTTCAGTTACAAACACTGGGGTTGAAAG GAAACCCACTTGCACAAGAAATCACGAGCCTGTACCAGGAGCATGATGGCACGAGGAAACTGCTCAACTACCTGCTGGACAATCTGGCAGGTTCAATCAAACGCA CCCCCGCGGAGCAGCCCCCGTCCCGGTCGTGGATCGCACTCCAGGAGCCGGACCAGACGAGGCCTTCTG CATTGTTCTCAGTGATGTGCTACAACGTGCTGTGTGATAAGTACGCCACGCGCCAGCTCTACGGCTACTGCCCCTCCTGGGCCCTCAACTGGGAGTACAGGAAGAAGTCCATCATGCAGGAGATCATGAACTGCAGCGCTGACATCATCAGCCTACAG GAAGTGGAGACTGAGCAGTACTACCAGTATTTCCTGCCAGAGCTGAAGGAGCAGGGCTATGAGGGCTTCTTCAGCCCCAAGTCTCGAGCCAGAACCATGCATGAGTCAGACCGCAAACATGTGGACGGGTGTGCAGTTTTCTACAGGACAGAAAA gtTCGGTGTGGTGCAGAAACACACAGTGGAGTTTAACCAGCTTGCCATGGCTAACTCTGAGGGCTCTGAGGCCATGCTCAACAGGGTCATGACCAAGGACAACATCGGAGTGGCCGTACTGCTGGAGGTCCGAAAGGAAATGATGGAGGAATCCT CGGGGAAGTCTCTGCATGGCATGGAGAAACAGCTCCTCCTGGTGGCTAATGCTCACATGCACTGGGACCCAGAGTACTCCGACGTCAAGCTGGTCCAGACCATGATGTTCCTGTCTGAGGTGAAGAACATTGTGGACAAGGCCACGCGCAGCCTCAAACTATCCTCTGTCTCTGGGGAGACCAACGGCATCCCTTTGGTGCTCTGTGCTGACCTGAACTCTCTACCAGACTCTG GCGTGGTGGAGTACCTGAGTCAGGGTGGAGTGGACTGCACCCACAAGGACTTCAAGGAGCTTCGCTACCTGGACAGCCTCACCAACTTCAATTGCAATGGCAAGAACGGCAACTCCACATCCAACTCCAGGATCACCCACGGCTTCAAGCTGAAGAGCGCCTACGAGGACAGCCTGATGCCTTACACCAACTACACCTTTGACTTCAAG ggtGTGATTGACTACATCTTCTACTCCAAGCCTCAGATCAACGTGCTGGGCATCCTGGGTCCCCTGGACTCCAACTGGCTCCATGAGAACAATATCAGCGGCTGCCCGCACCCCCACATCCCCTCTGACCACTTTTCCCTGTTCGCCCAGCTGGAGCTGCTGCTGCCCAGCACTCTGCCCCAGGTCCAGGCCAACAACCAGGTCAACGGCATCCACCTGCCTGGCGGACGCAGGTAG